Proteins encoded in a region of the Populus alba chromosome 13, ASM523922v2, whole genome shotgun sequence genome:
- the LOC118044073 gene encoding putative calcium-transporting ATPase 13, plasma membrane-type, protein MAMSSRKTRDKIILDQENLLPEPKRNQRRWKRAYTAIHFIRLLVSLSKKDLDSQIEIPGSTSYVAIDVHDDTSPCENKPVSLINFDQRKIIDMVKEKSLEILKHLGGVLQVAIILEIDVKDGVGEVDVAHRRDVFGENRYTKPPAKRFLSYLLEECKDPTIIILLFCAIMSLGFGIKLHGLRDGWYDGGSIILAAVHLVAVPAISKFMKSNQFEKLSRVRNDIKVQVVRGGGQHQISIFDVVVGDVVYLNKGDQVPADGLLLNDSSLKVDESSMSSEMDHVEVKGRENPFLLSGTKVADGNGFMLVTSVGMNTAWGEMMSSRSHDMDEQTPLRSHLDKIISYIGKVGWTVALLVLVVLLMRYFTRNTRDDSGHYEYNGSKTKINDVLDHVVHIIVAAVTIVVVATPEGLSLAVTLTYIYFMKRMMKEKVMVRELSACEKMGSATTIIIDKKDILTLNQMEVVEFFIGEDIIKAKPSNGEIESKVLELLQEGAALNTTGTVYKPQSTSILEISGGPTEKAILSWAMSHLGINIDEEKKKVEIKHVENLNPENNGSGALLVRRNNEKVVHHWKGDAEVILAMCSNYYVRNGEIRDVNEDARKQLKEIIRSMAVKSLCCIAFACKEVEDSGQASDELEAAGLTLLGLVGLKDPCRTTVESCKNAGVKVILVTGDNGRTARATAIECGVFSCDQEDVENDAIVEGVQFSNYSREQRMERIGKILVMGSSSPSDKLVMIRCLKEEGHVVAVTGGGTNDAPALKEADIGLSIGIQGTEVAKESSDIVILDDNFISVVTMLSWGRCVHNNIQKFIEFQLTMNVAALVINLISACSSGVLSFSAFQILWEKVIIDTLGLLAVISHDQPTKDLMRKPPVCWSKRPINESIFNNILIQVFYQAVTLSALQFNVGKSILGLAINNTLVFNTSVICQVFNIFAARLPVEKMSMFMWIRKNKRFLAAVLVVTVAQGVIVELSSKVTNCSEKLDRKQWCVSLSIAASSWLFDQLVRRMILPKISFLGS, encoded by the coding sequence ATGGCTATGAGCTCTCGAAAAACTAGAGACAAAATCATTCTTGATCAAGAAAATCTGTTACCAGAGCCAAAACGCAATCAGAGAAGGTGGAAGAGGGCTTACACGGCCATTCATTTCATAAGGCTTCTTGTTTCTTTGTCCAAGAAAGATCTTGACAGCCAGATCGAGATCCCGGGCTCCACTTCCTATGTTGCTATTGATGTTCATGATGATACGTCCCCATGTGAGAATAAACCCGTTTCTTTGATTAATTTCGATCAGAGAAAAATCATCGATATGGTAAAAGAAAAGAGCcttgaaattttgaaacatttggGAGGAGTTTTGCAAGTCGCTATCATTCTTGAAATTGATGTTAAGGATGGTGTAGGGGAAGTTGATGTTGCTCATAGAAGGGATGTTTTTGGTGAAAATAGATATACGAAGCCTCCTGCTAAAAGATTTCTAAGCTATCTTCTTGAAGAATGCAAGGACCCGACCATTATCATTCTTTTGTTCTGTGCTATTATGTCCTTGGGATTCGGTATCAAACTGCATGGGCTGAGAGATGGGTGGTACGATGGTGGCAGTATTATTCTCGCAGCTGTACATCTTGTTGCTGTCCCTGCTATTAGCAAATTCATGAAATCCAATCAGTTTGAGAAACTATCTCGTGTGAGAAATGATATAAAGGTACAGGTAGTGAGAGGCGGGGGGCAACATCAGATTTCTATTTTTGATGTGGTGGTGGGCGACGTGGTGTATTTGAATAAAGGAGACCAAGTACCAGCTGATGGGTTGCTCTTGAATGATTCTTCTTTGAAGGTGGATGAATCAAGCATGAGTAGTGAAATGGACCATGTTGAGGTGAAAGGAAGGGAAAACCCTTTCTTGCTTTCTGGCACAAAGGTGGCGGATGGCAATGGCTTCATGCTTGTTACGTCTGTTGGAATGAATACGGCATGGGGTGAGATGATGAGTTCTAGAAGCCATGATATGGATGAACAGACTCCATTACGATCTCACCTCGATAAGATCATTTCTTACATTGGGAAGGTTGGATGGACAGTTGCTTTATTGGTTCTTGTAGTGCTGCTGATGAGGTACTTCACACGGAACACTAGAGATGATAGTGGTCATTATGAATACAATGGGAGCAAGACAAAGATTAATGATGTGCTGGATCACGTTGTGCACATTATTGTTGCAGCTGTGACTATTGTGGTGGTGGCAACTCCTGAAGGTCTCTCTTTGGCTGTAACTCTGACTTATATATACTTCATGAAGAGAATGATGAAAGAGAAAGTCATGGTTCGTGAACTCTCTGCTTGTGAAAAAATGGGTTCAGCGACAACGATCATCATAGATAAGAAAGACATTCTTACTTTGAATCAGATGGAGGTTGTGGAATTCTTCATTGGAGAAGATATAATCAAAGCTAAACCTTCAAATGGTGAAATAGAATCGAAGGTCCTTGAGTTACTACAAGAAGGGGCGGCTTTGAATACTACCGGTACTGTTTACAAACCTCAGTCGActtcaattcttgaaatttCTGGTGGTCCAACTGAAAAAGCAATACTTTCCTGGGCTATGTCGCATTTGGGCATAAATATTGacgaggaaaagaaaaaagttgaaataaaaCATGTAGAGAACTTGAATCCTGAGAATAACGGAAGCGGGGCACTATTGGTGAGGAGAAACAATGAGAAGGTAGTTCATCATTGGAAGGGAGATGCCGAGGTGATACTAGCCATGTGTTCAAACTATTATGTTAGAAATGGGGAGATTAGAGACGTGAATGAGGATGCAAGAAAGCAGTTGAAGGAGATAATTCGGAGTATGGCAGTCAAAAGCCTCTGCTGCATCGCGTTTGCCTGTAAAGAAGTTGAAGACAGTGGACAGGCCTCTGACGAGCTTGAAGCAGCTGGACTCACTTTGCTGGGGCTCGTGGGGCTGAAGGATCCATGCAGAACGACTGTGGAATCATGTAAGAATGCAGGAGTGAAAGTTATATTGGTCACCGGAGACAATGGGCGTACAGCAAGAGCTACAGCCATTGAATGTGGAGTTTTCAGCTGTGATCAAGAGGATGTGGAAAACGATGCTATAGTCGAAGGAGTCCAATTCAGTAACTACTCGCGGGAGCAGAGAATGGAAAGGATTGGGAAAATCCTTGTGATGGGAAGTTCATCCCCATCTGACAAGCTCGTAATGATACGATGTTTAAAGGAGGAAGGCCATGTGGTAGCAGTAACTGGTGGTGGTACCAACGATGCCCCAGCTTTGAAGGAAGCAGATATTGGGCTCTCCATTGGAATACAAGGGACTGAGGTGGCGAAAGAGAGCTCAGACATTGTCATATTGGATGATAACTTCATTTCCGTGGTGACTATGTTGAGCTGGGGAAGGTGCGTCCACAACAATATTCAGAAGTTCATTGAATTTCAGCTTACAATGAACGTTGCAGCCCTTGTCATCAACCTTATCTCAGCTTGTTCTTCCGGTGTATTATCATTTTCAGCATTCCAGATACTCTGGGAAAAGGTTATCATTGATACCCTGGGCCTACTAGCAGTGATCAGTCATGACCAGCCCACCAAAGATCTCATGAGAAAGCCTCCTGTATGCTGGTCCAAGCGACCTATCAACGAAAGCATCTTCAACAACATCCTCATCCAGGTCTTTTATCAGGCAGTTACTCTATCAGCTCTACAATTCAATGTGGGTAAGTCAATTCTGGGTTTGGCGATTAATAACACACTTGTTTTCAATACCTCAGTCATCTGCCAAGTTTTCAATATATTTGCTGCGAGGCTGCCAGTGGAGAAGATGAGCATGTTTATGTGGATACGCAAGAACAAGCGTTTCTTAGCGGCTGTGCTTGTTGTCACAGTTGCTCAAGGAGTGATTGTGGAGTTATCGAGCAAGGTGACTAACTGCAGTGAGAAACTGGATCGGAAGCAGTGGTGTGTCTCCTTAAGCATTGCTGCTTCATCTTGGTTGTTTGATCAGCTTGTCAGGCGTATGATTCTTCCTAAAATCAGCTTTCTTGGATCTTGA